A region of Phyllostomus discolor isolate MPI-MPIP mPhyDis1 chromosome 15, mPhyDis1.pri.v3, whole genome shotgun sequence DNA encodes the following proteins:
- the SPRTN gene encoding sprT-like domain-containing protein Spartan: MDEDLVLALRLQEEWNLPVPKLSPAQEPLSLVDESWELVDPTPDLQALFVQFNDRFFWGQLEAVEVKWSRRMTLCAGICTYEGRGGMCSVRLSEPLLKLRPRKDLVETLLHEMIHAYLFVTNNDKDREGHGPEFCKHMHRINRLTGANITVYHTFHDEVDEYRRHWWRCDGPCQFRKPYYGYVKRATNRAPSAHDYWWAEHQSTCGGTYVKIREPENYSRRGKGKARPAAAENKGKPNRVIPFSGKGRVLGETNGAPSSGNCAAPRAITETRDLLSQGHSTDAGRPNPKAELKFEQSGSRKTTSLVPPVLSSSPQNVLSNYFPRVSAASQKAFRSTTGSPRKSVVVGDISKNSVSSGSQRKASASKTALRNALKAVESTCASQGASGSTNEFLSKRPRLEDKTVFDRFFIKKEKTQSGGSAPECSSHPAAAAQNSSSWSAHSRTVSCPVCQSEVVESQINEHLDLCLEDDSSRVRSSNSL; encoded by the exons ATGGATGAGGACCTAGTTTTGGCACTACGGCTTCAGGAGGAGTGGAACTTGCCGGTTCCGAAGCTCAGTCCGGCCCAGGAGCCCCTATCACTGGTGGACGAGTCCTGGGAGTTGGTGGATCCCACGCCGGATCTGCAGGCCCTGTTTGTGCAGTTCAACGACCGGTTCTTCTGGGGCCAGCTGGAGGCCGTGGAGGTGAAGTGGAGCAGGCGAATGACCCT GTGTGCTGGGATATGCACCTATGAAGGGAGAGGTGGAATGTGTTCCGTCCGTCTGAGCGAACCCCTTTTAAAGTTGAGACCAAGAAAGGATCTTGTGGAG acGCTCCTGCATGAAATGATACACGCCTACTTGTTTGTCACCAACAACGACAAAGACCGGGAAGGGCACGGCCCCGAGTTTTGTAAGCACATGCATCGCATCAACCGCCTGACGGGGGCCAACATCACG GTGTACCACACCTTCCACGATGAGGTGGACGAGTACCGGCGGCACTGGTGGCGCTGCGACGGGCCCTGCCAGTTCCGGAAGCCCTACTACGGCTACGTCAAGCGGGCGACCAACAGGGCGCCCTCTGCGCACGACTACTGGTGGGCCGAGCACCAGAGCACCTGCGGAGGCACGTACGTGAAGATCAGGGAGCCAGAGAACTACTCCAGAAGAGGCAAGGGGAAGGCCAGACCAGCAGCAGCGGAGAATAAAG GTAAACCCAACAGAGTCATCCCGTTCAGCGGGAAAGGACGTGTTCTGGGAGAAACAAACGGCGCCCCTTCGTCTGGGAACTGCGCTGCTCCACGTGCGATCACTGAAACCCGAGATCTCCTAAGTCAGGGCCACTCAACAGACGCCGGAAGGCCAAACCCTAAAGCCGAGCTGAAATTTGAACAGAGTGGCTCCAGGAAAACCACCTCTCTGGTCCCGCCTGTTCTCAGCAGCAGTCCCCAGAATGTTTTAAGCAACTACTTTCCTAGAGTGTCGGCTGCCAGTCAGAAGGCCTTCAGGAGTACGACTGGGTCCCCAAGGAAAAGTGTAGTCGTTGGTGACATCAGTAAAAACTCTGTCTCTTCTGGTTCTCAGAGGAAGGCGTCCGCCTCGAAGACGGCTCTGAGAAATGCTCTAAAAGCAGTGGAATCGACGTGTGCATCGCAGGGCGCGAGTGGGTCTACAAACGAATTCCTGAGTAAACGACCCAGGCTGGAGGACAAGACTGTGTTTGACAGATTCTtcatcaagaaagagaaaacacagagCGGGGGGAGCGCTCCGGAGTGCAGCTCACACCCTGCGGCCGCGGCGCAGAATTCCAGCAGTTGGTCCGCTCACAGCAGGACGGTCAGCTGTCCCGTCTGTCAGAGCGAAGTGGTGGAGTCTCAGATCAACGAGCACCTGGACCTCTGCCTTGAGGACGACAGCAGCAGAGTCAGAAGCAGCAACAGTCTCTGA
- the EXOC8 gene encoding exocyst complex component 8, whose product MAMAMSDSGASRLRRQLESGSFEARLYVKQLSQQSDGDRDLQEHRQRIQALAEETAQNLKRNVYQNYRQFIETAREISYLESEMYQLSHLLTEQKSSLESIPLTLLPAAAAAGAAAAAGGEEGGGGAGCRDHRRGQAGLFTTPGGASRDGAGPGEEGKQRTLTTLLEKVEGCRHLLETPGQYLVYNGDLVEYEADHMAQLQRVHGFLMNDCLLVATWLPQRRGMYRYNALYPLDGLAVVNVKDNPPMKDMFKLLMFPESRIFQAENAKIKREWLEVLEETKRALSEKRRREQEEAAAPRGPPQVTAKANPFEDEEDDEPAVPEVEEEKVDLSMEWIQELPEDLDVCIAQRDFEGAVDLLDKLNNYLEDKPSPPPVKELRAKVDERVRQLTKVLMFELSPGRSLRGGPKATRRAVSQLIRLGQCTKACELFLRNRAAAVHTAIRQLRIEGATLLYIHKLCHVFFTSLLETAREFETDFAGTDSGCYSAFVVWARSAMGMFVDAFSKQVFDSKESLSTAAECVKVAKEHCQQLGDIGLDLTFIVHALLVKDIQGALHSYKEIIIEATKHRNSEEMWRRMNLMTPEALGKLKEEMKNCGVSNFEQYTGDNCWVNLSYTVVAFTKQTMGFLEEALKLYFPELHMVLLESLMEIILVAVQHVDYSLRCEQDPEKKAFIRQNASFLYETVLPVVEKRFEEGVGKPAKQLQDLRNASRLIRVNPESTTSVV is encoded by the coding sequence ATGGCGATGGCGATGTCGGACAGTGGGGCGAGCCGCCTGCGGCGGCAGCTGGAGTCGGGAAGCTTTGAGGCGCGGCTGTACGTGAAACAGCTCTCGCAGCAGTCAGACGGGGACCGGGACCTGCAGGAACACCGGCAGCGCATCCAGGCCCTGGCGGAGGAGACAGCGCAGAACCTGAAGCGTAACGTCTACCAGAACTACCGGCAGTTCATAGAGACGGCCCGTGAGATCTCCTACCTGGAGAGCGAGATGTATCAGCTCAGCCATCTGCTGACTGAGCAAAAGAGCAGCCTGGAGAGCATCCCGCTTACCCTGCTGccggctgctgctgccgccgggGCCGCAGCAGCCgcgggaggtgaggagggaggagggggcgctGGGTGCCGAGACCACCGCCGGGGCCAGGCTGGTCTTTTCACTACCCCCGGCGGCGCCTCCCGCGACGGCGCGGGTCCGGGCGAGGAGGGAAAGCAGCGCACTCTCACCACCCTGCTTGAGAAGGTGGAAGGCTGCAGGCACCTGCTGGAGACGCCTGGACAGTACCTGGTATACAACGGGGACCTGGTGGAATACGAGGCGGACCACATGGCCCAGTTGCAGCGGGTACACGGCTTTCTCATGAACGACTGTTTGTTGGTGGCCACCTGGCTGCCACAGCGGCGGGGGATGTATCGCTACAATGCCCTCTATCCCCTGGATGGTTTGGCCGTGGTTAACGTCAAGGACAACCCGCCCATGAAGGACATGTTCAAGCTGCTGATGTTTCCTGAGAGCCGCATTTTTCAGGCGGAAAATGCTAAAATCAAACGAGAGTGGCTGGAAGTACTGGAAGAAACCAAGAGGGCTCTCAGTGAGAAAAGAcgaagggagcaggaggaggcagcagctccTCGAGGGCCGCCCCAGGTGACTGCCAAAGCTAACCCGTTTGAGGATGAAGAAGACGACGAGCCAGCCGTTCCTGAGGTGGAAGAAGAGAAGGTGGACCTCTCGATGGAATGGATTCAGGAGTTGCCCGAAGACCTGGATGTCTGCATCGCCCAGAGGGACTTCGAAGGGGCCGTTGACCTGCTGGACAAGTTGAACAATTACCTAGAAGATAAGCCCAGTCCACCTCCGGTGAAAGAACTGAGGGCCAAGGTGGATGAGCGCGTCCGACAGCTTACCAAGGTGCTCATGTTTGAACTGTCCCCGGGTCGTTCCCTGAGAGGTGGCCCGAAGGCGACACGCCGGGCAGTGTCTCAGCTCATCCGGCTTGGCCAGTGCACGAAGGCCTGTGAGCTGTTTCTGAGGAACAGGGCAGCGGCGGTGCACACGGCCATCCGCCAGCTTCGCATTGAAGGTGCCACTTTACTCTACATTCACAAGCTGTGCCACGTCTTCTTCACCAGCCTCCTGGAGACCGCAAGGGAATTCGAGACGGACTTCGCGGGCACCGACAGTGGCTGCTACTCCGCCTTCGTGGTCTGGGCAAGGTCGGCCATGGGCATGTTCGTGGATGCTTTCAGCAAGCAGGTGTTTGACAGTAAGGAGAGCCTCTCCACAGCAGCTGAGTGTGTCAAAGTGGCGAAGGAGCACTGTCAACAACTCGGTGACATCGGACTGGACCTCACCTTCATCGTCCACGCCCTTCTGGTGAAAGACATCCAAGGGGCCTTGCACAGTTACAAAGAAATCATAATTGAAGCCACCAAACATCGCAACTCGGAGGAGATGTGGAGGAGGATGAACCTGATGACGCCGGAGGCCCTGGGCAAACTCAAAGAGGAGATGAAGAACTGCGGGGTGAGCAACTTCGAGCAGTACACGGGGGACAACTGCTGGGTGAACCTGAGCTACACGGTGGTTGCCTTCACCAAACAGACCATGGGCTTCTTGGAAGAGGCCCTAAAACTGTACTTCCCAGAACTGCACATGGTACTTTTGGAGAGCCTGATGGAAATCATTTTGGTTGCCGTTCAGCATGTGGATTATAGTCTTCGGTGTGAGCAGGATCCAGAGAAGAAGGCTTTTATCAGACAGAACGCATCCTTTCTGTATGAAACAGTCCTCCCCGTGGTGGAGAAAAGGTTCGAAGAAGGCGTGGGGAAACCCGCCAAGCAACTCCAGGACCTGAGGAATGCGTCTAGACTTATTCGTGTGAATCCTGAGAGCACCACCTCCGTGGTCTGA